The genomic window TGAGAAATTTTTGCATACTTTAGATGGTTTTAAACCAAAAATTCTTGATAATGTTTATGAAAGTAATTCTGAATTTTCTATATTTGATGCTGTTTCTGCTGTTGTTTTATTAAAGGAACAAGGGATAAAAACAGATAAAATTAGAAGTATTTTGTATAATCAAATTGTAATTCCTTTTTTTGTAATTCCATTAATATTATTGATTTTTGCTTATGCTTCTTTAAATAGCAGATTCTTTAATATTGGAAAATTTACCTCTATGTCAATTTTTGGAACGCTAATTATTTGGGGTATTTTCTTTATGTTATTTAAATTTACAAAGGGAGGAGTTATAATTCCTGAAATATCAATTTTATTACCAATGTTAATTTGGGTAATAATTTCAATGTATCTTTATAATAAAAAAATAAATTCTTAACAAGGTAAAAAAAATGAGATCTCATGTAAAGTCGTATGGGGTAGTTCCTTATTTAGTAACACAAGATAATATAAAGATATTATTATGTAAATCAGTTGCTAGCAAAGATAAATGGGGCTGTTTAAAAGGAACAAAAAACAACAATGAATCAGCTTATGAATGCGCTAAAAGAGAGTTTGTAGAAGAGTGTTCAATTGAAGTTGAAACAGCTCTTTTTGAAGATTATTTTGAGCAAATTAATATAGATAAAGATGTTGGTATTTGGTTAGTTAATGCAAATAATATTGAAAATATAGAACAGTATTTTGTAGAAGATACTTTGAAAAACAACTTTTTATCTTGGGAAAATTCAAAGGTTAAATTCTTTTCTTTGAATAATTTACCAAGAATTAAAACTAAACAAGTTAATTTAATAAAAGAGATTAAGGATTTTTTGAAAAATAAGAATCTACACCATTAGCAATTCCATTTGCTAATAGTTGTTGGTAATTCTTATCATACAATCTTTTCCCTTCAACTGGATGTGAGATATATCCTAACTCAACTAAAATAGAAGGCATTTGAGCACCTACAAGTACCCAAAATGGACCTTCTCTTACACCTGAATCTTGTATATCTTTATATTTACTTCTAGCTGATTGTAATATTCCTGCTTGAACATCAATTGCAAATTTATGTGATGCTGTGATTCTTGGGCGATTTAATGACTCTAAAAATACATCTTTTGAAGATGAACTCATCTCTCTAATATCAGATTTATTTTCTAATGCTGCTACTCTTTTAGCTCTTTCTTCTCTTGCTGGGCTTAAGAAAAATGTTTCTATTCCATCAACTTCATTCGCTTTTTCTTTAGGTACAGCATTCGTGTGTATAGACATAAATAAGTCAGCATTTTTTTCATTAGCTAAAACAGTTCTTTCCACTACTTTTATAAATACATCTTTACTTCTTGTAAGATAAACTGTATATCCTCTTTGTTTTAAAATTGCTGCTAAATATTTCGTAACATTAAGATTTATAACTTTTTCATATCTTTTATTGGGTCCTACTGCCCCAACATCATCCCCTCCATGTCCTGCATCAAGAACAATAGTTTTATTTCTTTTAATTGATGTAACTTGTTTTGCAACAACTGCAGGTAGAGCCTCTGGAATAGTATTTATTTCAGGTTCTTTTTTATCATTTGACTTATTATCAGTAGCCTTTGCACTAATATCTATACTTAATTCCCTTGATGAAAGAGAATATGTTATTTTTGGATTAGTATCATTTGAAATTTTAATTCTGACACTATCTTTATTATCTGTAACAATAATTCTATCAATATTATCTATACTTAATTTTGTTGGAGCTGTGTATTTATATTTACCAGCTACATCAAAAGTGTATTCATATTTATTACCATTTTTATTTGAAATTTGATTTATATCTTTTTTTGAATAGTTTTTATTAAATTTAACAATAATTTTATTATCATTAGAATCTATTGAACGAATAGAATTTTGTGTATCAACATTAACAGGTTCAAATTTAGGTTTAATCTCTTCTTCTTTTATTTTTGGCGTTTCTACTTGCTTTTTTTCTAAACTATCAATTGAAATAATAATTTGTCTTTTACTTATTTTATATGAAGTAGATAGATTTTTATTATTTGAAAGTACTATTCTTAGTACATCTGATTTAAATTGGCCTAATGTAATTTTATCAACACCATTAATCTTCAGTTTAGTTGGTATGGCATCTTTAAAATATCCAGTTACATCATAAACATCTCTAAATAAATTACTTTGATTTAATTCAAAAAACTTTATATAATTAGAATCAATGTCAACATTATAATCTATAACTATAGTGTTATTTGTAGTATAAACAGAATTTATTGAGAAAAGTTTATTATTAGATGATGAAGTAGTTTCTTCTTTAGTTGAGTTCTCAAGTCTTTTTGATAAAATTTCTAATTTTTTTTTATCAGGAGTGACATTTTTACCTAGTTTTTCACCAGCTGCAATTATTTTTTCTAGAGCATCAATTTTTGATTGCTCATCTTTTTCCATAACTGCTTTTAGATAATCCATTTTAGACGAACGATATTGTTGATTTAAGCTACTAATTGAGTCTGCTGCAATTAGTAGATTAAAAGTTAGAATGATTAGAATAAAAAATTTTTTAAAAATTTTTATTCTCCTTGTGTTAATTTTTCCATTAGTTCTTTTACAGAGATAATTTTTTCAATTCTATATCCGTTTGAACCTGAAAAAAATAAACCAGTATCTAAGTCACCTTTATATGCAGCACCTAATCTATCTGCAATACAATAACCAACAATCTTTGCTTCATGACCTCTATTACAAGGAGCAACACAGTTTGAAATACATTGAACTTTTGGTGCTGTTTTATTTTCCATTGAAAATTGTAAATTAGTCATAACACCACGTGCAGGAAGACCAACTGGAGATTTCATAAGTTGTATATCTTCCGCTTTTGCATTTAATAATACATTTTTAAAATTCGCATCAGCATCACATTCATAAGTTCCTATGAATCTCGTTGCCATTTGAACACCAGAACAGCCCATTGCTAAAAATTTATCAATATCATTTT from Arcobacter venerupis includes these protein-coding regions:
- a CDS encoding N-acetylmuramoyl-L-alanine amidase family protein, producing MDYLKAVMEKDEQSKIDALEKIIAAGEKLGKNVTPDKKKLEILSKRLENSTKEETTSSSNNKLFSINSVYTTNNTIVIDYNVDIDSNYIKFFELNQSNLFRDVYDVTGYFKDAIPTKLKINGVDKITLGQFKSDVLRIVLSNNKNLSTSYKISKRQIIISIDSLEKKQVETPKIKEEEIKPKFEPVNVDTQNSIRSIDSNDNKIIVKFNKNYSKKDINQISNKNGNKYEYTFDVAGKYKYTAPTKLSIDNIDRIIVTDNKDSVRIKISNDTNPKITYSLSSRELSIDISAKATDNKSNDKKEPEINTIPEALPAVVAKQVTSIKRNKTIVLDAGHGGDDVGAVGPNKRYEKVINLNVTKYLAAILKQRGYTVYLTRSKDVFIKVVERTVLANEKNADLFMSIHTNAVPKEKANEVDGIETFFLSPAREERAKRVAALENKSDIREMSSSSKDVFLESLNRPRITASHKFAIDVQAGILQSARSKYKDIQDSGVREGPFWVLVGAQMPSILVELGYISHPVEGKRLYDKNYQQLLANGIANGVDSYFSKNP
- a CDS encoding NUDIX domain-containing protein, producing MRSHVKSYGVVPYLVTQDNIKILLCKSVASKDKWGCLKGTKNNNESAYECAKREFVEECSIEVETALFEDYFEQINIDKDVGIWLVNANNIENIEQYFVEDTLKNNFLSWENSKVKFFSLNNLPRIKTKQVNLIKEIKDFLKNKNLHH